In Deltaproteobacteria bacterium, the following are encoded in one genomic region:
- the hisD gene encoding histidinol dehydrogenase has product MAKTSAPKGGIAFLQAGEAGFERAFNKLCARRAAQEESVDKTVAKIVADVRENGDAELFALTKKLDGCDLEKFEVHKKDWDAACDRVPPADRAALGKSAMRVREFHRKRIPSSWEMREEGGALMGHKVRALERVGIYVPGGKASYPSTVIMNAVPASVVEVPDIIMVTPPGKNGEIRDEVLMAARVAGVHRVFRLGGAQAVAALAFGTQSVPRVDKIVGPGNAYVQHAKKLVFGEVAIDSEAGATEVVVIADKSATPAWVAADMLSQAEHEEGASAILITTTKAIAQKVKEQLEKQLGDLSREKIARAALANGAIVVAKDIEHAFELANRYAPEHLVIATDDAEAQLKKVKNAGTVFLGHYTPVAVGDYLAGPNHVLPTGGTARFFSPLGVDDFLKRTAFVRFEAPKLRELGSDVIRLANLEGFTGHGNSVELRLAKIRKARREREAARDAETEAEMDW; this is encoded by the coding sequence ATGGCCAAGACGAGCGCGCCCAAGGGCGGCATCGCGTTTCTGCAAGCCGGCGAGGCCGGCTTCGAGCGCGCCTTCAACAAGCTGTGCGCGCGGCGCGCGGCACAAGAAGAGTCGGTCGATAAGACCGTCGCGAAGATCGTGGCCGACGTGCGCGAGAACGGCGACGCGGAGCTGTTCGCGCTCACCAAGAAACTGGACGGATGCGACCTCGAAAAATTTGAAGTCCACAAGAAGGACTGGGACGCGGCGTGCGACCGCGTGCCGCCGGCGGACCGCGCGGCGCTCGGCAAGAGCGCGATGCGCGTGCGCGAGTTCCACCGCAAGCGCATCCCGTCGAGCTGGGAGATGCGCGAAGAGGGCGGCGCGCTGATGGGACACAAGGTGCGCGCGCTCGAGCGCGTGGGCATCTACGTGCCCGGCGGCAAGGCGAGCTACCCGAGCACCGTGATCATGAACGCGGTGCCGGCCTCGGTCGTCGAGGTGCCCGACATCATCATGGTCACGCCGCCGGGAAAGAACGGCGAGATTCGCGACGAGGTGCTGATGGCGGCGCGCGTCGCGGGCGTGCACCGCGTGTTCCGCCTCGGCGGCGCGCAGGCCGTCGCGGCGCTCGCGTTCGGGACGCAGAGCGTGCCGCGCGTCGACAAGATCGTGGGCCCGGGCAACGCCTACGTGCAGCACGCAAAGAAGCTCGTGTTCGGCGAAGTCGCGATCGACAGCGAAGCCGGCGCGACCGAAGTCGTCGTGATCGCGGACAAGAGCGCGACGCCGGCGTGGGTCGCAGCGGACATGCTTTCGCAGGCAGAGCACGAGGAAGGCGCGAGCGCGATCCTGATCACCACGACGAAGGCGATCGCGCAGAAGGTGAAAGAGCAGCTCGAGAAGCAACTCGGCGATCTCTCGCGCGAGAAGATCGCGCGCGCGGCGCTCGCGAATGGCGCGATCGTGGTGGCGAAGGACATCGAGCACGCCTTCGAGCTCGCGAATCGCTACGCGCCCGAGCACCTCGTGATCGCGACCGACGACGCGGAGGCGCAGCTCAAGAAGGTGAAGAACGCGGGCACCGTGTTCCTCGGGCACTACACGCCCGTCGCGGTCGGCGACTACCTCGCCGGCCCGAACCACGTGCTGCCCACCGGCGGCACCGCGCGCTTCTTCTCGCCGCTCGGCGTCGACGACTTCCTGAAGCGCACCGCGTTCGTGCGCTTCGAGGCGCCGAAGCTGCGCGAGCTCGGGAGCGACGTGATCCGCCTCGCGAACCTCGAAGGTTTCACCGGCCACGGCAACAGCGTCGAGCTGCGCCTCGCTAAGATCCGCAAAGCCCGCCGCGAGCGCGAAGCCGCGCGCGACGCGGAGACCGAGGCGGAGATGGACTGGTAG
- the prmC gene encoding peptide chain release factor N(5)-glutamine methyltransferase: MSDTWTVLALLKWTTDYFKQKGIESARLDAEALLAFALGTDRLRLYLDFEKPVLADERARFRELVKQRTEARTPVAYLTGTREFWSMPLAVTPDVLVPRPETETLVEAVLAELPDVEAELTAFDLGTGSGAIALALAKERPKLRVVAGDLSAAALAVAERNASAHSLGDRVRFVHGEGFTPVLGQRFDVIVSNPPYLAESEADSLAPELAHEPRGALFAGSDGAALLRKIAHEAPLFLNQGGLIALELAPAQADELTQTLARCGFEGPRTHRDLGGRARVVTARARRTGRS; the protein is encoded by the coding sequence GTGAGCGACACCTGGACCGTGCTCGCGCTGCTGAAGTGGACCACGGACTACTTCAAGCAGAAAGGCATCGAGAGCGCGCGCCTCGACGCCGAGGCCCTGCTCGCCTTCGCGCTCGGCACGGATCGCCTGCGGCTCTACCTCGACTTCGAGAAGCCCGTGCTCGCGGACGAGCGCGCGCGCTTCCGCGAGCTCGTGAAGCAGCGCACCGAGGCGCGCACGCCGGTCGCGTACCTCACCGGCACGCGCGAGTTCTGGTCGATGCCGCTCGCGGTCACCCCCGACGTGCTCGTGCCCCGGCCCGAGACCGAGACGCTCGTCGAGGCGGTGCTCGCCGAGCTGCCCGACGTCGAGGCCGAGCTCACCGCGTTCGACCTCGGCACGGGCTCGGGCGCGATCGCGCTCGCGCTCGCGAAGGAGCGCCCGAAGCTGCGCGTCGTGGCGGGCGACCTCTCCGCCGCAGCGCTCGCGGTTGCCGAACGAAACGCGAGCGCGCACAGCCTCGGCGATCGCGTGCGCTTCGTGCACGGCGAGGGCTTCACACCCGTTCTGGGCCAGCGCTTCGACGTGATCGTGTCGAACCCGCCCTATCTCGCGGAGTCCGAAGCAGACTCGCTTGCACCCGAGCTCGCGCACGAGCCGCGCGGCGCGCTGTTCGCGGGCTCCGATGGCGCGGCGCTGCTGCGCAAGATCGCGCACGAAGCGCCACTCTTCTTGAATCAGGGTGGCCTGATTGCGCTAGAGCTTGCGCCTGCGCAGGCGGACGAGTTGACACAAACCCTCGCGCGGTGCGGCTTCGAGGGGCCGCGAACGCACCGCGATTTGGGGGGACGAGCGCGAGTTGTTACGGCGCGTGCTCGACGAACGGGGAGAAGCTGA
- the prfA gene encoding peptide chain release factor 1: protein MASPQTDWLERIRDVETRVAALESRLADPATAQKQGELAKVGKELSDLRPVVDAGSVYKKTLQAIADNQEMARDSDAEIAALAQAELPDLEAKRDQLVQEIRRLLIPKDPTDERDAILEIRAGTGGEEAALFASDLFRMYSRYAEGLRWKIEPLSISETGSGGFKEIIVGISGKDVFGRLKHERGVHRVQRVPATEGAGRIHTSTVTVAVLPEAEEVDITINPADLRIDVFRSGGPGGQSVNTTDSAVRVTHIPSGVVVQCQDEKSQHKNKAKALKVLRSRLLEAELERQANERASERRSQVGTGDRSEKIRTYNYPQNRVTDHRAGLTLHQLDRVMEGEVGDLLEGVASYMLSEREKALASEGRAA, encoded by the coding sequence ATGGCTTCCCCGCAAACCGACTGGCTCGAACGCATCCGCGACGTGGAGACGCGCGTTGCGGCGCTCGAGTCGCGGCTTGCCGACCCCGCCACGGCGCAGAAGCAGGGCGAGCTGGCGAAGGTGGGGAAGGAGCTGTCGGACCTGCGGCCCGTCGTGGACGCGGGTTCCGTCTACAAGAAGACGCTGCAGGCGATCGCGGACAACCAGGAGATGGCGCGCGACTCCGACGCCGAGATCGCGGCGCTCGCGCAGGCCGAGCTGCCAGACCTCGAAGCCAAGCGCGACCAGCTCGTGCAGGAGATCCGCCGGCTGCTCATCCCCAAGGATCCGACCGACGAGCGCGACGCGATCCTCGAGATTCGCGCGGGCACCGGCGGCGAAGAGGCGGCGCTGTTCGCGTCGGACCTGTTCCGCATGTACTCGCGCTACGCGGAAGGGCTGCGCTGGAAGATCGAGCCGCTCTCGATCTCCGAGACCGGGTCTGGCGGCTTCAAGGAGATCATCGTCGGCATCTCGGGCAAGGACGTGTTCGGGCGCCTCAAGCACGAGCGCGGCGTGCACCGCGTGCAGCGCGTGCCCGCGACCGAGGGCGCCGGCCGCATTCACACCTCGACCGTCACGGTGGCGGTGTTGCCCGAGGCGGAAGAGGTCGACATCACGATCAACCCCGCCGATCTGCGCATCGACGTGTTTCGCTCGGGTGGGCCGGGCGGGCAGTCCGTGAACACGACCGACTCGGCGGTGCGCGTGACGCACATCCCGAGCGGCGTGGTGGTGCAGTGCCAGGACGAGAAGAGCCAGCACAAGAACAAGGCGAAGGCGCTGAAGGTCTTGCGCTCGCGGCTCCTCGAGGCGGAGCTCGAGCGCCAGGCGAACGAGCGCGCGAGCGAGCGCCGCTCGCAAGTCGGGACGGGCGACCGCAGCGAGAAGATCCGCACCTACAACTACCCGCAGAACCGCGTCACCGATCACCGCGCGGGCTTGACGCTCCACCAGCTCGATCGCGTGATGGAAGGCGAGGTGGGCGACCTGCTCGAAGGCGTCGCGAGCTACATGCTGAGCGAGCGCGAGAAGGCGCTCGCGAGCGAGGGCCGCGCCGCGTGA
- a CDS encoding phosphatase PAP2 family protein — protein sequence MAISGDARRAARQIGVRARLASHLGAKLRLFAGLTVGICVPYFALQRVAFGAPFAPPALALDALIPFAPGWVWAYASLFALVPLSALLSASRDEVRAFGRALVWLCTPSFAFFALFPSAGPRPPEAMHAAELGWLVAVDTPGNAFPSLHAGLTVMCLLHARRVCGMQLARPLQRALWDAGSLAWAGVIAFAALASKQHWAVDLVAGGLLGATAHSLAFARTARALRESPPAS from the coding sequence GTGGCGATCAGTGGGGATGCGCGGCGCGCAGCGCGGCAGATCGGCGTTCGCGCGCGGCTTGCGTCCCATCTCGGCGCGAAGCTGCGGCTCTTCGCGGGGCTCACGGTGGGGATTTGTGTGCCCTACTTCGCGCTGCAGCGCGTCGCGTTCGGCGCGCCGTTCGCGCCGCCGGCGCTCGCCCTCGACGCGCTGATCCCCTTCGCGCCCGGCTGGGTGTGGGCGTACGCGTCGCTGTTCGCGCTCGTGCCGCTCTCCGCCCTGCTCTCCGCCTCGCGCGACGAGGTGCGCGCCTTCGGCCGCGCGCTCGTGTGGCTGTGTACGCCGAGCTTCGCGTTCTTCGCGCTGTTCCCGAGCGCGGGCCCGCGTCCGCCGGAGGCGATGCACGCGGCCGAGCTCGGCTGGCTCGTCGCGGTCGACACACCCGGCAACGCGTTCCCGTCACTTCACGCGGGGCTCACCGTAATGTGTCTGCTCCACGCGCGGCGCGTGTGCGGCATGCAGCTCGCACGCCCCTTGCAGCGCGCGCTCTGGGACGCGGGCTCGCTCGCATGGGCGGGCGTGATCGCGTTCGCGGCGCTCGCGAGCAAGCAGCACTGGGCGGTGGATCTGGTGGCGGGCGGGTTGTTAGGCGCGACGGCTCATTCGTTGGCTTTCGCGCGGACGGCACGCGCGCTCAGGGAGTCGCCGCCCGCTTCCTGA
- a CDS encoding prolipoprotein diacylglyceryl transferase, protein MIPYVEHPTWEIGGYTLQAFRLLALAAIVVQVELTVRRAPGVGIARETASALILWAVVLGLASAHVFDVLAYRPHVLREDPLELFRVWGELSSTGGMLGGLAGLFLVARRRGLAAGEIARFFDVVMFALPFTLAVGRFGCALQHDHLGIASTSVFAVSFPEGAPWGGPRFDLGLLEALLCLAIGAAFLLLDRARPQQLRAPGFFAALFFALYGPGRFALDFLRVGEARYAGLTPAQWLMLGASLAALGWLVRKRAATP, encoded by the coding sequence GTGATCCCGTACGTCGAGCATCCCACCTGGGAGATCGGGGGCTACACGCTGCAGGCGTTTCGCCTGCTCGCGCTCGCCGCGATCGTGGTGCAGGTGGAGCTGACCGTGCGCCGCGCGCCGGGCGTGGGCATCGCGCGCGAGACGGCGAGCGCGCTGATCCTGTGGGCCGTCGTGCTCGGCCTCGCCTCGGCGCACGTCTTCGACGTGCTCGCCTACCGCCCTCACGTGCTGCGCGAGGATCCACTCGAGTTGTTTCGGGTGTGGGGCGAGCTTTCGTCGACTGGGGGAATGCTCGGCGGGCTCGCGGGGCTCTTCCTCGTCGCGCGGCGCAGGGGACTCGCAGCCGGCGAGATCGCGCGCTTCTTCGACGTGGTGATGTTCGCGCTGCCCTTCACGCTCGCGGTCGGCCGCTTCGGCTGCGCGCTGCAGCACGATCACCTCGGCATCGCCTCCACGAGCGTGTTCGCCGTGAGCTTCCCCGAAGGCGCGCCGTGGGGCGGCCCGCGCTTCGACCTGGGCCTGCTCGAGGCGCTGCTGTGCCTCGCGATCGGCGCCGCGTTCCTGCTGCTCGATCGTGCGCGGCCGCAACAACTTCGCGCGCCAGGTTTCTTCGCCGCGCTGTTCTTCGCGCTCTACGGGCCGGGGCGCTTCGCACTCGACTTCTTGCGCGTGGGCGAAGCGCGCTACGCAGGGCTCACGCCCGCGCAGTGGCTGATGCTGGGCGCGAGCCTCGCGGCGCTGGGGTGGCTGGTCAGGAAGCGGGCGGCGACTCCCTGA
- a CDS encoding PBP1A family penicillin-binding protein yields the protein MTARRALAAALCACALAFACSLGPRPPLSEQVLPLPTRVYGRSLTLEVGKPAGLARIEKHLRAAGYQAAKAEPKPGEFRAAKSAFSLRARRLAYPGAPAPEALITGTLHPSGAVASLSVNGGEASKVVLEPPLLASLAESGEDREVVRLADIPLHVVDAVLMTEDRRFYSHIGVDPIRMFGAAVENAKEQRIAEGGSTITQQLVKNVYLSPERTFTRKLKEIFRALWLELRYSKDEILEAYLNEIYLGQDGALAVHGVSRAARFYFGKDVKELTLADGALLAALIQGPNGLSPFRQAEKAKIRRNLVLDVMHDERRIDAAARDAAKSQPLGVKREKARPTFAASFVTKIRSDLAARVDEDSLSRAGFGVFTTLDASHQAAAEAAVTDQLAALERAYPKLRRAKKPLQAALVALDAKNGDVLAYVGGRKAARGTLDRVVQAHRQPGSVFKPIVALAALTSTERDAERFTLATILEDEPLSITIDDKAWAPENNDKRYRGPVTLRRALEDSLNVPFARLGLETGLVRVAETARELGIESALRPVPSIALGAFEMTPLEVARTYAVFASGGVLSRPRMTLAVREADGGDLGGDVADSARVFDAEPVYLITSALQGAVDRGTGRGLRGLGVRGAFAGKTGTTNDRRDAWFAGYTPEVVVVAWVGFDDGARVGLSGAEAALPVVARFVKGALGASGWADFAVPAGVVTAEIHTGTGLLAASWCDGVEEVFLRGTRPTERCPRPQRWWRWW from the coding sequence ATGACGGCGCGCCGCGCGCTCGCCGCCGCGCTGTGTGCGTGCGCACTCGCCTTCGCGTGCTCGCTCGGGCCGCGCCCGCCGCTCTCGGAGCAGGTGCTGCCGCTGCCCACGCGCGTGTACGGTCGCTCGCTCACGCTCGAAGTGGGGAAGCCTGCGGGCCTCGCGCGCATCGAGAAGCACCTGCGCGCGGCCGGTTATCAGGCCGCGAAGGCAGAGCCGAAGCCCGGCGAGTTTCGCGCGGCAAAGAGCGCGTTCTCGCTGCGCGCGCGGCGCCTCGCGTATCCGGGCGCGCCCGCGCCCGAAGCGCTGATCACCGGCACGCTGCATCCGAGCGGAGCGGTCGCCTCGCTCTCGGTGAATGGCGGCGAAGCGAGCAAGGTCGTGCTCGAGCCGCCGCTGCTGGCATCGCTCGCCGAGAGCGGCGAAGACCGCGAGGTCGTGCGGCTCGCCGACATTCCGCTGCACGTCGTCGACGCGGTCCTGATGACCGAGGACCGCCGCTTCTACTCGCACATCGGCGTCGACCCGATCCGCATGTTCGGCGCGGCCGTCGAGAACGCGAAAGAACAGCGCATCGCGGAAGGCGGCAGCACGATCACGCAGCAGCTCGTTAAGAACGTCTACCTGTCGCCCGAGCGCACCTTCACGCGCAAGCTCAAAGAGATCTTTCGCGCGCTGTGGCTCGAGCTGCGGTACTCGAAGGACGAGATTCTCGAGGCGTACCTCAACGAGATCTACCTCGGGCAGGACGGCGCGCTGGCGGTGCACGGCGTCTCGCGCGCGGCGCGCTTCTACTTCGGAAAGGACGTGAAGGAGCTGACGCTCGCGGACGGCGCGCTGCTCGCGGCGCTGATCCAAGGCCCGAACGGGCTCTCACCGTTCCGGCAAGCGGAGAAGGCGAAGATCCGCCGCAATCTCGTGCTCGACGTGATGCACGACGAGCGCCGCATCGACGCCGCCGCGCGCGACGCCGCGAAGTCGCAGCCGCTCGGCGTGAAGCGCGAGAAGGCGCGGCCGACCTTCGCCGCGAGCTTCGTGACGAAGATTCGCAGCGATCTTGCAGCGCGCGTCGACGAGGACTCCCTCAGCCGCGCGGGCTTCGGCGTCTTCACCACGCTCGACGCGAGTCATCAGGCCGCAGCCGAGGCCGCGGTGACCGACCAGCTCGCGGCGCTCGAGCGCGCCTACCCGAAGCTGCGGCGCGCGAAAAAGCCGCTGCAAGCCGCACTCGTTGCCCTGGATGCGAAGAACGGCGACGTGCTCGCGTACGTGGGCGGTCGCAAGGCGGCGCGCGGCACGCTCGATCGCGTCGTGCAGGCGCACCGCCAGCCGGGCAGCGTGTTCAAGCCGATCGTCGCGCTGGCTGCCCTAACAAGCACGGAGCGCGACGCCGAGCGCTTCACGCTCGCGACGATCCTCGAAGACGAGCCGCTCAGCATCACGATCGACGACAAGGCCTGGGCGCCCGAAAACAACGACAAGCGCTACCGCGGACCCGTGACGCTGCGCCGTGCGCTCGAGGACTCGCTCAACGTGCCCTTCGCGCGGCTCGGGCTCGAGACCGGCCTCGTGCGCGTGGCCGAGACCGCGCGCGAGCTCGGCATCGAGAGCGCGCTGCGCCCCGTGCCCTCGATCGCGCTCGGCGCCTTCGAGATGACCCCCCTCGAAGTGGCGCGCACCTACGCCGTGTTCGCGAGCGGCGGCGTGCTCTCGCGCCCGCGCATGACGCTCGCAGTGCGCGAGGCGGACGGCGGCGACCTCGGCGGCGATGTCGCGGACAGCGCGCGCGTGTTCGACGCAGAGCCCGTGTACCTAATCACCTCGGCGCTGCAGGGCGCCGTCGACCGCGGCACCGGGCGCGGCCTGCGCGGCCTGGGCGTGCGCGGCGCCTTCGCGGGCAAGACCGGCACCACGAATGATCGCCGCGACGCTTGGTTCGCGGGCTACACGCCGGAAGTCGTCGTCGTCGCGTGGGTGGGCTTCGACGACGGCGCGCGCGTGGGGCTTTCCGGCGCCGAGGCCGCGCTGCCCGTCGTCGCGCGCTTCGTGAAGGGGGCGCTCGGCGCGAGCGGCTGGGCAGACTTCGCCGTGCCCGCGGGAGTCGTTACGGCCGAGATCCACACCGGCACGGGCCTCCTCGCCGCTTCGTGGTGCGACGGCGTCGAGGAGGTCTTCCTGCGCGGCACGCGCCCGACCGAGCGCTGCCCGCGCCCGCAGCGGTGGTGGCGCTGGTGGTGA
- a CDS encoding polyphenol oxidase family protein: MADAAASFLLDPVLTARGVAHGFGLRTSSEPPWRRPRQVHGARVVWAERANELGDADAVLTRERGLRVGIATADCVPILLTAGGCVGAVHAGWRGFAAGVIENALAELSSAARGAEIAAAIGPCIGGCCYEVDAPVIDPLRARYGKLVDVTLTPTRPGHARIDLGLLAQLALARAGIAPRAVGVAARECTRCDAARFHSFRRDGASAGRLAHWIEASA; this comes from the coding sequence GTGGCTGACGCCGCTGCGAGCTTCCTGCTCGATCCGGTGCTCACCGCGCGCGGAGTCGCGCACGGCTTCGGCCTGCGCACGAGCAGCGAGCCGCCGTGGCGCCGCCCGCGCCAAGTACACGGCGCGCGCGTCGTGTGGGCGGAGCGCGCGAACGAGCTCGGCGACGCGGACGCCGTGCTGACGCGCGAACGCGGCCTGCGCGTCGGCATCGCGACCGCCGATTGCGTGCCGATTCTGCTCACGGCGGGCGGCTGCGTCGGCGCGGTGCACGCGGGCTGGCGCGGCTTCGCGGCGGGCGTGATCGAGAACGCGCTCGCCGAGCTTTCGAGCGCGGCGCGCGGCGCAGAGATCGCGGCGGCGATCGGGCCGTGCATCGGCGGCTGTTGTTACGAAGTCGATGCACCCGTGATCGATCCGCTGCGCGCGCGCTACGGGAAGCTCGTCGACGTGACGCTCACGCCGACGCGCCCCGGGCACGCGCGCATCGACCTCGGCTTGCTCGCGCAGCTTGCTCTCGCGCGCGCGGGCATCGCACCGCGCGCCGTCGGCGTCGCCGCGCGCGAGTGCACGCGCTGCGACGCCGCGCGCTTCCACTCGTTCCGCCGCGACGGCGCGAGCGCCGGCCGCCTCGCGCACTGGATCGAGGCGAGCGCGTGA
- a CDS encoding RluA family pseudouridine synthase: protein MAPEYVVHAEHAGERLDRALSALAGVARAQAQRWIKEERVRVNGAPARASQRVEAGDRVLADPPEAAPSELVPQPIAITILHEDDALVVLDKPAGLVVHPAPGHAQGTLVNALLHHVRDLAGIGGVARPGIVHRLDRGTSGVMVAAKTDAAHAALSKQFHDHTIERVYLAFARGAPAQDEGRIERAIGRHPSDRKRMSIATKRGRAAATRWRVLRRFAKSGVVKLEVRPETGRTHQIRVHLSSHGLPLLGDETYGKAAGGAFAKQLARPALHAAVLGFTHPTSGAALRFEAPLPADLVALEDALAAAEPRRG, encoded by the coding sequence GTGGCGCCGGAGTACGTGGTTCACGCCGAGCACGCCGGCGAGCGGCTCGATCGCGCGCTGTCGGCGCTCGCGGGCGTGGCGCGGGCGCAGGCGCAGCGCTGGATCAAGGAGGAGCGCGTGCGCGTGAATGGCGCGCCGGCGCGGGCGAGCCAACGCGTGGAGGCTGGCGACCGCGTGCTCGCGGATCCGCCGGAGGCGGCTCCGAGCGAGCTGGTGCCGCAGCCGATCGCCATCACGATTCTTCACGAAGACGACGCGCTGGTCGTGCTCGACAAGCCCGCGGGCCTGGTCGTGCACCCGGCGCCCGGTCACGCGCAGGGCACGCTGGTGAACGCCCTGCTGCACCACGTGCGCGATCTCGCGGGCATCGGCGGCGTCGCGCGGCCCGGCATCGTGCACCGCCTCGATCGCGGCACCTCGGGCGTGATGGTCGCGGCGAAGACCGACGCCGCGCACGCCGCGCTCTCGAAGCAGTTTCACGACCACACGATCGAGCGCGTCTACCTCGCGTTCGCGCGCGGCGCGCCGGCGCAGGACGAGGGGCGCATCGAGCGCGCGATCGGCCGGCACCCGAGCGACCGCAAGCGCATGAGCATCGCCACGAAGCGCGGGCGCGCGGCGGCGACGCGCTGGCGAGTGCTGCGCCGCTTCGCGAAGAGCGGCGTGGTGAAGCTCGAGGTACGGCCCGAGACCGGCCGCACGCACCAGATTCGCGTACACCTCTCCTCCCACGGCCTCCCGTTGTTAGGGGACGAGACCTACGGCAAGGCCGCGGGCGGCGCGTTCGCAAAGCAGCTCGCGCGCCCGGCGCTGCACGCCGCGGTGCTCGGCTTCACGCACCCGACGAGCGGCGCCGCGCTGCGCTTCGAAGCGCCGCTTCCCGCCGATCTCGTCGCGCTCGAGGACGCGCTCGCTGCTGCGGAGCCGCGCCGTGGCTGA
- a CDS encoding helix-turn-helix domain-containing protein codes for MRPFSDQTHYEILEVARDANAEQIERAYRIARATYSADSLATYSVYDDKEVSALQERIELAYSVLRDVDQRAAYDATLGGEPRVELALSFADESEDELEAAPEIRGFEESVYEGGVDGARLRRWRMARGIELERIASATKIGASYLKSLEEEDFAALPATVYVRGFVTAYVRAVGLDADRVVPIYMQRVLAARPEKPARPVVRRAR; via the coding sequence ATGAGGCCGTTCTCGGATCAAACCCACTACGAGATCCTCGAAGTCGCGCGCGACGCGAACGCCGAGCAGATCGAGCGCGCGTATCGCATCGCACGCGCGACGTACTCGGCCGACTCGCTCGCCACCTACTCGGTCTACGACGACAAGGAGGTGTCCGCGCTGCAGGAGCGCATCGAGCTCGCGTACAGCGTGCTGCGCGACGTCGACCAGCGCGCGGCGTACGACGCGACGCTCGGCGGCGAGCCGCGCGTCGAGCTCGCGCTCAGCTTCGCCGACGAGAGCGAGGACGAGCTGGAAGCGGCGCCCGAGATTCGCGGCTTCGAAGAGAGCGTGTACGAAGGCGGCGTCGACGGCGCGCGGCTCCGGCGTTGGCGCATGGCGCGCGGCATCGAGCTCGAGCGCATCGCGAGCGCGACCAAGATCGGTGCGAGCTATCTGAAGTCGCTCGAAGAAGAGGACTTCGCCGCGCTGCCCGCGACCGTGTACGTGCGCGGCTTCGTCACGGCGTACGTGCGTGCGGTGGGCCTCGACGCCGACCGCGTCGTCCCGATCTACATGCAGCGCGTGCTGGCCGCGCGGCCCGAGAAGCCCGCGCGGCCCGTCGTGCGGCGCGCGCGATGA
- a CDS encoding AAA family ATPase: MGGGKGGVGKTFLSANLAITLARAGYRVIAVDTDVEGPNLHTLTGVKAPARTLADFIAGREPNLLRLIVATPSENLGLIAATQGNLAGAQPDAARRADLLAQLRRMPCDFVIVDCGAGAHAATLDYFLVSDDGLIVVHPEPTSIENAYTFVRAAFYRRMQAALNKHDVRALVREAMDQKNARGISTPLDLLREVEQMDPEEGQRFVDTMRRFRPRIVVNEVASAEDVKLGFSISSVCRRFFGIDADYIGYLNRDAAVREAVKQRRPLLDIQPDGDAAVYLKRIARKLAEGVPLPREDAR, translated from the coding sequence GTGGGCGGCGGCAAGGGCGGCGTCGGCAAGACGTTCCTCTCGGCGAACCTCGCGATCACGCTCGCGCGCGCGGGCTACCGCGTGATCGCGGTCGACACCGACGTCGAGGGCCCGAATCTCCACACGCTCACCGGCGTGAAGGCGCCCGCGCGCACGCTCGCGGACTTCATCGCGGGCCGCGAGCCGAACTTGTTGCGGCTGATCGTCGCCACGCCCAGCGAGAACCTCGGCCTCATCGCCGCGACGCAGGGCAACCTCGCCGGCGCGCAGCCCGACGCCGCGCGGCGCGCGGACCTGCTCGCGCAGCTGCGCCGCATGCCGTGCGACTTCGTGATCGTCGACTGCGGCGCCGGCGCACACGCCGCCACGCTCGACTACTTCCTCGTCAGCGACGACGGCCTGATCGTCGTGCACCCCGAGCCCACCTCGATCGAGAACGCCTACACGTTCGTGCGCGCCGCCTTCTACCGGCGCATGCAAGCCGCGCTCAACAAGCACGACGTGCGCGCGCTCGTGCGCGAAGCGATGGACCAGAAGAACGCGCGCGGCATCTCGACGCCGCTCGACTTGTTGCGGGAAGTCGAGCAGATGGATCCCGAGGAGGGGCAGCGCTTCGTCGACACGATGCGCCGCTTCCGCCCGCGCATCGTGGTGAACGAAGTCGCGAGCGCCGAGGACGTGAAGCTCGGCTTCTCGATCAGCAGCGTGTGCAGGCGCTTCTTCGGCATCGACGCCGACTACATCGGCTACCTGAACCGCGACGCGGCGGTGCGCGAAGCCGTGAAGCAGCGCCGCCCGCTGCTCGACATCCAGCCCGATGGCGACGCCGCGGTGTACCTGAAGCGCATCGCACGCAAGCTCGCAGAAGGTGTGCCGCTGCCGAGGGAAGACGCGCGATGA